In bacterium, a single genomic region encodes these proteins:
- a CDS encoding ABC transporter substrate-binding protein — MRILIALVTAAGLVFGLFSPTGAAGFKPVINFGVNRAAEDLDPVTQDANPNIWAYMQIYQELIAINVKGDGFVPDLATKWAVSPDGKTWTFTLRPDARFSTGDPVTSADAVWSLQRAHDMDGPWKWALESVQSISAPDAHTVVFTLKEPFAPFLSDVSLFSNAILSEKVFKSATHEQISTKPIGSGPFMLTDWKKGEELVMKANPYYYVKGRPRTPELHLRYIPDDNNRVIALQSGDVDGVDYPPFSLLSTLRRDPRIDVQLNPSTAVQHVLLNVTAAPLNNIKVREALSYATDRDAIVKAVCYGACTPATSFLPITTPLFDKQLKAYTLDLTKAKQLLQESGVPTPITLKAIIWSGNTDAETATTLLKAMWAKIGVNLQIEPLDRATATQRMRALDYQVDVSGWTNDVPDPSELASYEFDYVTAKSYHTGYKSDAMDALINKGVRELDLNKRRQIYYQMQQLAITDAPLVWLYYAPYTIALNKKVSGFVQLATGPWIFKDVAVAQ, encoded by the coding sequence GTGCGAATCCTTATCGCTCTCGTGACCGCGGCCGGACTGGTGTTCGGCCTGTTCTCCCCGACCGGCGCGGCCGGCTTTAAGCCGGTGATCAACTTCGGCGTCAACCGGGCCGCGGAGGACCTCGATCCCGTGACCCAGGACGCGAACCCCAACATCTGGGCGTACATGCAGATCTACCAGGAACTCATCGCGATCAACGTCAAAGGCGACGGGTTCGTGCCGGACCTCGCCACCAAGTGGGCCGTCTCGCCGGACGGCAAGACGTGGACGTTCACCCTGCGTCCGGACGCGCGGTTTTCCACCGGCGATCCGGTGACCTCGGCCGACGCCGTCTGGTCGCTCCAGCGCGCGCACGACATGGACGGGCCGTGGAAGTGGGCGCTGGAATCCGTCCAGTCGATCTCGGCGCCGGACGCGCACACGGTGGTCTTCACGCTGAAGGAACCGTTTGCCCCCTTCCTCTCCGACGTGTCGCTGTTCTCCAACGCCATCCTCTCGGAGAAAGTCTTCAAATCGGCGACCCATGAGCAGATCTCGACGAAGCCCATCGGCTCGGGCCCCTTCATGCTCACCGATTGGAAGAAGGGCGAGGAGCTGGTGATGAAGGCCAACCCCTACTACTACGTGAAGGGACGGCCGCGGACGCCGGAACTGCACCTCCGCTACATCCCCGATGACAACAACCGCGTCATCGCCCTGCAGTCGGGGGACGTGGACGGGGTGGACTACCCGCCGTTCTCCCTGCTCTCCACCCTGCGGCGGGATCCCCGGATCGACGTGCAGCTCAACCCCTCGACCGCGGTCCAACATGTGCTGCTCAACGTCACCGCGGCGCCGCTCAACAACATCAAGGTGCGGGAGGCGCTCTCCTACGCCACCGACCGGGACGCCATCGTCAAAGCCGTCTGCTACGGGGCCTGCACCCCGGCGACGTCGTTCCTGCCGATCACGACGCCCCTCTTCGACAAACAGCTCAAGGCGTACACGCTGGACCTGACCAAGGCGAAGCAGCTGCTGCAGGAGTCCGGCGTGCCCACCCCCATCACGCTCAAGGCGATCATCTGGTCCGGAAACACGGACGCGGAGACGGCGACCACGCTGCTGAAGGCGATGTGGGCGAAGATCGGCGTGAACCTGCAGATCGAGCCGCTCGACCGGGCGACGGCGACCCAGCGGATGCGCGCGCTCGACTATCAGGTGGACGTCAGCGGGTGGACCAACGACGTGCCCGACCCCTCCGAGCTGGCGTCTTACGAGTTCGACTACGTCACGGCCAAGTCGTACCACACCGGGTACAAGTCGGATGCGATGGACGCCCTCATCAACAAGGGCGTGCGGGAGCTGGATCTCAACAAGCGGCGCCAGATTTACTATCAAATGCAGCAGCTGGCGATCACGGACGCGCCGCTGGTGTGGCTCTACTACGCCCCCTACACCATCGCGCTCAACAAGAAGGTGTCTGGCTTCGTCCAGCTGGCGACGGGGCCCTGGATCTTCAAGGACGTGGCCGTGGCGCAGTAG